One Terriglobales bacterium genomic region harbors:
- a CDS encoding glycosyltransferase family 2 protein has translation MIFHAFHADWFYWITGGILGFLWSWRLIETAWGMRKIANISQPEWDVQIFQPRVSIIVPALNEAENIESALTSLLHLDYKNYEIIAVNDRSADRTGEIMDRLAAASNGKLRVIHIAELPANWLGKPHAMWKAAQQASGDWLLFTDADVIFRTDSVRRALAYAEAVRTDHLTLVPEMEMRSPGERMMMSLFGSFMVLGYRPWKAADPTSRQYMGGGVFNMVRRSVYERIGSFRALRMEVVEDMKLGKLVKENGFTQRCALGPGLISIRWIVGAFGFVRNVTKNFFAFVEFQWWRALLIILAMIFFFLLPYAGAVLAPGWSKAGFLLALAAIFCFYVAMSFHAPISPLYVFTHPVGTVLVIYAMLRSACVTQWTGGITWRGTKYPLEELKKGLV, from the coding sequence ATGATCTTTCATGCGTTCCACGCCGATTGGTTTTATTGGATCACCGGGGGCATCCTCGGCTTTCTGTGGTCCTGGCGGCTGATCGAGACCGCATGGGGTATGCGCAAGATCGCCAATATCAGCCAGCCTGAGTGGGACGTGCAAATATTCCAGCCGCGAGTGAGCATCATAGTTCCAGCGTTGAATGAAGCGGAGAACATCGAATCGGCGCTGACATCGCTGCTCCATCTGGATTACAAGAATTACGAGATCATCGCTGTCAATGACCGCTCCGCCGACCGCACCGGCGAGATCATGGATCGCCTTGCTGCGGCTTCCAATGGCAAACTCCGCGTGATTCATATTGCCGAACTTCCCGCCAACTGGCTTGGCAAGCCGCACGCCATGTGGAAGGCAGCACAGCAGGCCAGCGGTGATTGGCTGCTGTTTACAGATGCCGATGTGATTTTTCGCACCGATTCGGTGCGCCGCGCCCTCGCCTATGCCGAAGCCGTACGCACCGACCACCTCACTTTGGTTCCTGAAATGGAAATGCGCAGTCCGGGCGAGCGCATGATGATGAGTTTATTCGGAAGCTTTATGGTCCTGGGATATCGTCCCTGGAAGGCAGCCGATCCCACCTCGCGCCAGTACATGGGCGGAGGAGTATTCAACATGGTCCGCCGCTCCGTCTATGAGCGGATAGGGAGCTTTCGCGCGCTGCGTATGGAGGTAGTTGAAGACATGAAGCTGGGCAAGCTGGTCAAAGAAAATGGGTTTACCCAGCGCTGCGCCCTCGGCCCCGGTCTGATCAGTATCCGCTGGATTGTGGGGGCCTTTGGCTTCGTCCGCAACGTCACCAAGAACTTTTTTGCGTTTGTTGAATTTCAATGGTGGCGAGCGCTGCTCATCATCCTGGCAATGATTTTTTTCTTTTTGCTGCCCTATGCCGGAGCGGTACTGGCCCCCGGATGGAGCAAAGCAGGCTTCTTGCTGGCCCTGGCCGCAATCTTTTGTTTCTATGTGGCAATGTCTTTCCACGCTCCTATCTCACCGCTCTATGTATTCACTCATCCGGTGGGGACCGTGCTGGTGATTTATGCCATGCTGCGCTCAGCTTGTGTGACCCAGTGGACCGGTGGCATCACCTGGCGGGGAACAAAGTATCCGCTGGAAGAGTTGAAGAAAGGGCTGGTGTGA